attttattatttggaACAAAACCTCATGAAGAGATGCTTCAAGTGCTGCTCTGCGAGCCATTCTCTCATCCAATGCACTCTCTGCACTCGTAGGTCAAACATGTCAGTGTCAGCATAGCTTCCAGAAAGTGAAGCATCAGAGAATACACATTCAGTACACGATAATTGTACCTCCTGGATCAACTACAACTTTAGAATTATGAGATTTGCCCGAATGTACTTTCAGGTGTTGGGCCACATTCAAATTTATATACCATTGTTCCCAGTATAACCTTTCTGTTTTGTGCGTAAACCAAGTTGCCTGTTTGTTTTTCTCTTCAAAGAAAGACAAGCAGACCTGCATCACAAATCATGGCAGTTAATGTAGGAAACTTTctcagaaaaatatatattgagAAATCAAACAAGTGATTCAAAATAATGATTGAACAAGAATTATCTTTCCTAGaattgataaattttacttgTGATTGGATGATTACTTAAAACCAACGGCAAGCACAAACCTGACTTTTCTTGTTTGGGTGTTTCTCTACCCAACTAATGAATTGCTCAATCTTCTCATCTATTTTTTTCTCAAGTTCAATATCTCCGCATTGCACCTGGACAAAAAGGAAGATTTAGACACAATACACACATATCAGAGGCTTAAGATCAGAATGTACACATCAGCTCAATCCCACTCCCACATTGAGGATGATTAGAATCCGCAGCATTATAATCATAAAGATTCAtctcaaaatataaatatacaggATCTGATGGCAAAATTtcgacaaacaaacaaacatgatGAAAAAACTAATTTCCAGCTGAAGTTTCATTGCGATTGTAAGAATTTTCAGTTGGCATTAGTGCTCCAAGAAAAGCATGCTGGTAAATGTATAATTCAGTTGGGGAAGTCAAAACACAGTACTATTTGGTTAAAGGGAAAAGTCATGCAATACATCAATATTGATCCCTATAATCATTCTCATTCATCCAATAAGCTGGGACAAATAAACTGAGAAGAAAAAATCATTCCAAGTTAACTGCTGCTAACTAAGATGCATGTGCACGAATGATATTTCGAAAAGGTCTGAATCAAAAGAAACCAATGTATAGAGCATAGAAAGTACTTACATATGTAATTTCGAAAAGTTCTAAATCAACATCTTTGGGCCGCACAAGACCCAAAGCCCGATGAAACACAATTGTGTGAAGTATGCCTACATTCAAGTATAAAGTTCTGTAAGCTGACGTGAAAAACAAATATACTGAAAGCGCAGTGAGTGCAGGAATTTGCATCCTATGTAACTAGAGGAGAACCTGAGAAGAATAACATAATTGTTTAGAAACCAATCTGAAAGCCTAATAGACCTGAACTGAGATGGCTTTAAAGACCAAAAAGGTACCCATTTGTTCTGTTCATCATGCTATGCTATGCTATGCTATACTAAACTTTAAGAAATGACCAGCAACAAAATTTTCACACTTGCAAGCTCAATTCCTTGAACATGTATTCTTTTTTTAACTTCTCGATCCCCACTTTTGACTGCCATTAGGCAGAGAACACAATAAAGTATGTAAAAGAAAAGTTCAAAGTTCTTTACTTCCATTACAACCATAGATTTTTGAAGTACAGTTTACATTATTCAATATCGTTATTGAATCATAAAAAGATGACTGAAGGCCACTGCAAACCCGAAACTAAAAATCCAAATATGAATGAAAACACACTCCCTCACTTAAGCAAACATTATTTTACATAAAGATACATACTTTAACATCAATTATACTAAAACACGTATCGAAGTTGAATTGTTCAAACAATCTCTACATACTAAAATCTTTAAGCTCCAGAGTTTTCGATATCAGTAA
This is a stretch of genomic DNA from Malus domestica chromosome 02, GDT2T_hap1. It encodes these proteins:
- the LOC103402652 gene encoding autophagy-related protein 101 gives rise to the protein MNCEVCQLKELEVEHFEIREVLRCILHTIVFHRALGLVRPKDVDLELFEITYVQCGDIELEKKIDEKIEQFISWVEKHPNKKSQVCLSFFEEKNKQATWFTHKTERLYWEQWYINLNVAQHLKVHSGKSHNSKVVVDPGESALDERMARRAALEASLHEVLFQIIKFVNEKKDHVPPIPHTEGVVYFPHEITIPSSSDSAFGMDMIKRMLHTGHPTMLS